A single Polyodon spathula isolate WHYD16114869_AA chromosome 6, ASM1765450v1, whole genome shotgun sequence DNA region contains:
- the fam110c gene encoding protein FAM110C, which produces MEDISSAMPTRLLNKGPDYLRKQMELETKGKPSAVERLAADKVKYVKSQQVINSKQEPAITLSSASESGSNGSGSFHSGARCINNNKVENEDLHNANNASETLPASSPIVRRGSSKKQRRDSLMMYRQKCDKNVKVSINDNSKGSLVRRLFQSSLKEKYVNSPQVQSVQKDTESKCIVPEDKSQLEIETNTRKNTQATCVDSHKLSLSAIARVKDTSRTGLFRSHSDISSRYSKSFADFDSFFKYCGLDTEEIETLGKENFSAVSDRVSLKIRSVSVATSEDGFSRHSGDSDGLLEEALNEKRGPTSGPSVIERNARIIKWLYSCKNAKESGKALRELE; this is translated from the coding sequence ATGGAAGACATCAGCTCTGCCATGCCGACGAGGCTGTTGAATAAAGGTCCAGATTACTTACGAAAACAGATGGAACTGGAAACCAAAGGAAAGCCGAGTGCTGTGGAAAGGTTAGCCGCTGACAAAGTTAAGTATGTAAAAAGTCAACAGGTGATTAATTCTAAGCAGGAACCAGCGATAACTTTGAGTTCGGCTTCAGAGAGCGGCAGCAATGGATCTGGTTCGTTTCACAGTGGGGCACGCTGCATTAATAACAATAAGGTTGAAAACGAGGATCTTCATAACGCGAATAATGCATCCGAGACTCTACCTGCAAGTTCGCCTATTGTCAGGCGCGGCAGTTCAAAAAAGCAAAGACGAGACTCGTTGATGATGTACCGACAAAAATGTGACAAAAATGTAAAGGTGTCCATTAATGACAATTCAAAAGGGAGTCTAGTGCGGAGACTGTTTCAAAGCTCACTCAAAGAGAAATATGTGAATTCACCTCAGGTACAGTCGGTGCAGAAAGACACTGAAAGTAAATGCATTGTACCAGAGGATAAATCACAGCTGGAAATTGAAACAAACACACGAAAAAACACTCAAGCTACCTGTGTCGACAGCCACAAACTATCCCTATCAGCTATTGCAAGGGTGAAGGACACAAGCAGAACGGGACTTTTTCGGTCACATTCTGATATAAGCTCTCGATATTCAAAATCTTTTGCCGACTTTGATTCTTTCTTTAAGTACTGTGGGCTTGACACTGAGGAGATTGAAACCTTAGGTAAAGAAAACTTCTCTGCTGTTTCAGACAGGGTTTCATTAAAAATCCGCAGCGTTAGTGTGGCAACATCAGAAGACGGGTTTTCAAGACACAGTGGAGACAGTGACGGTCTCTTAGAAGAGGCGCTTAATGAGAAAAGGGGCCCTACAAGTGGGCCTTCGGTGATAGAGCGCAATGCCAGAATCATTAAATGGCTGTACAGTTGTAAGAACGCCAAAGAATCTGGCAAAGCATTACGAGAACTTGAATAA